The Niastella koreensis GR20-10 genome includes a window with the following:
- a CDS encoding TonB-dependent receptor plug domain-containing protein — MRKAINTCLLILMLIGVYPFCTMGQTIDYVSNKEKVYVQTSHVFFKPGETLFFKLYVVNANSQLPSFLSNVVYADIIGPSGNLVQKISYGVENGYAEGSFQFSEEAAGGVYKLRAYTTWMRNENEATFFTKEITVLKVIAPRLLMKLDFPEKGYGPGDEVKADFSIRDLNDQPVRNHAAAYKVSIGGEVVQTNTFQTSEEGKAQLRFMLPKALNTADGLLNITIEYDANRESISRSIPIVLNKIDLQFMPEGGTLVQGIATQVAFKAINEHGKPVDVKGTVINSRGNKVTDFESLRFGMGKFAFTPRQNETYTAHISAPANITQTFSLPHALAQGSVMNIAAVTKGELLVKLSATGKQVVAITGQTKNTTYFSRKMELQPGVNDITIDISKFPAGIARFTLFTADSIPVAERLVFLNEQKNLQVSITTDKPIYLPRQLVSLTIKSLDEKGNPVPSNLSLAVLDDKLWSFADDKQDHILSWLLMSSELNGKIEEPDFYFKKEEPTARPALDLVMLTNGYRYFDYTSDVKAKGKLAFAPDQPYAISGTVLNAQQKPVKATVYLVQTQTGGKAVQYKTGEDGTFVFNQVIPNSRYYLFARAAVKKEKVTILVIQNGVGYDPDNKSLDNQLSFVIDGKQGAMPEEQKLQAKPQPVKVLQNAFDFDNMDTNLDDVIVVGYGGTLKKNSTGSIVSVKPIEITPNNITQTLQGRVGGLYIEKNANPMSDGKIMIRGSRSLTNASEPLIVVDGVPMEGYRLNALAAADIESITVSKDAAAVALYGSRAAYGAIVVVTKTLRTAGWRINLPAKYYYATEAVQTGNGPAFTVARRFYAPEYVLTEPQERNDFRETIYWNPVIQTDRTGTARVEFYNSDAATTFRAIAEGIGYNGKAGRAEHTYVTKNALAVDAKIPPYLTVGDKALIPLVIKNNRPQEEEARVSLVLPANMRTTDFTNTITVPADSARQLLIPVTATAATDGKIQFIVETNQKTETLTLPITAAEKGFPVVETFSGNQSGKHVFNVNKVIPGSVYAKLKLFKTLEGQLLDGIESMLREPNGCFEQTSSATYPNIFVLKYLRESGRSNKAIEKKALDYIDQGYKRLIGFETKQNGFEWFGHTLPHEALTAYGLMEFTDMQEFINVDKHMLERTKKFLLGRRDGKGGFSLSTGGYDRFASVPDKIANTYIVYALTQAGLGNDINLEYETAVKKALESNDGYQLAMMALSASNMKREKDLQMLMNALNTNYLKSDLAAETSVVNSRDASLRVETASLYALALMRQPSPDMGILNNLIARILKEKSYYGYGSTQATVMALQAIVAYSKLIGRLSENPQITFTMNDIDVKGDSALPAIVQEGKNVFSVQYQENGGIPYNLQVSYNTFTPPNSEKAELKLFTQLAAAQTKVGETVRMDISVTNKKSGLQPMAVAKIGIPAGLSVQPWQLKDIMEKNQVAYYEIFDNYLVLYWMGFAPNETKTIKLDLKAEIPGTYKGKASNTWLYYTPEHKHWNDGIEVEVLAK; from the coding sequence ATGAGAAAAGCAATAAATACCTGTCTGCTGATTTTGATGCTGATTGGTGTGTATCCGTTTTGTACAATGGGGCAAACAATAGATTATGTGAGCAATAAGGAAAAAGTGTATGTGCAAACCAGCCATGTGTTTTTTAAACCGGGTGAAACCCTGTTTTTCAAGCTCTATGTGGTGAATGCCAATTCTCAGCTTCCTTCCTTTTTGAGTAATGTGGTGTATGCAGACATCATTGGCCCTTCGGGCAACCTGGTGCAGAAAATAAGTTATGGTGTGGAGAACGGCTACGCCGAAGGTTCATTTCAGTTTAGTGAGGAGGCAGCCGGTGGGGTATATAAGTTAAGAGCTTACACTACCTGGATGCGGAATGAAAATGAAGCTACCTTTTTTACAAAAGAGATCACCGTGTTGAAAGTGATAGCGCCCCGTTTGCTGATGAAGCTCGATTTCCCGGAGAAAGGCTATGGGCCCGGTGATGAGGTAAAAGCCGATTTTAGCATACGTGACCTCAATGACCAGCCTGTGCGCAACCATGCTGCTGCTTATAAGGTATCCATTGGCGGAGAAGTGGTTCAAACCAATACCTTTCAAACCAGTGAGGAAGGTAAAGCGCAATTGCGTTTTATGCTTCCCAAGGCGTTGAACACTGCCGATGGTTTATTAAACATTACCATTGAATATGATGCCAATAGGGAATCCATTTCAAGAAGCATTCCCATTGTGCTCAATAAGATCGATCTGCAGTTTATGCCTGAGGGTGGTACCCTGGTACAGGGGATTGCCACCCAGGTAGCCTTTAAAGCAATAAACGAACATGGCAAACCGGTTGATGTAAAAGGAACAGTGATCAATAGCCGTGGAAATAAAGTCACTGATTTTGAAAGCCTGCGTTTTGGCATGGGTAAGTTTGCCTTTACGCCCCGGCAAAATGAAACCTATACCGCCCATATCAGTGCGCCGGCAAATATTACCCAAACATTTTCATTACCGCATGCATTGGCCCAGGGCAGTGTAATGAATATTGCGGCAGTAACGAAAGGAGAATTGTTGGTGAAATTATCTGCTACCGGAAAGCAGGTAGTTGCCATTACCGGACAAACAAAGAACACTACTTACTTCTCCCGGAAAATGGAGTTGCAGCCAGGTGTAAACGACATAACAATCGACATCAGTAAATTCCCTGCCGGCATAGCGCGGTTTACCTTATTTACAGCTGACTCCATACCGGTAGCAGAACGCCTGGTATTCCTGAATGAACAAAAGAATCTACAGGTAAGCATTACCACCGATAAACCCATTTACCTGCCGCGGCAACTGGTATCGTTAACTATAAAGAGCCTCGATGAAAAAGGCAACCCGGTTCCATCGAATTTGTCGCTGGCGGTACTGGATGATAAACTGTGGTCATTTGCCGATGACAAACAGGACCATATTCTTTCCTGGTTGCTGATGAGCTCCGAACTGAATGGAAAGATTGAGGAACCCGATTTTTATTTTAAGAAAGAGGAGCCCACTGCCCGGCCTGCGCTTGACCTGGTAATGCTTACCAATGGTTATCGCTATTTTGATTATACCAGCGATGTGAAAGCAAAGGGGAAATTAGCTTTTGCGCCCGATCAACCTTATGCGATCAGCGGCACAGTGTTAAATGCACAACAAAAGCCGGTAAAGGCTACCGTATACCTGGTGCAAACCCAAACGGGTGGTAAAGCTGTTCAATACAAAACAGGAGAAGACGGAACTTTTGTATTTAACCAGGTAATACCTAACAGCAGATATTATTTGTTTGCCCGTGCGGCGGTTAAAAAAGAAAAAGTGACCATACTGGTAATACAAAATGGCGTTGGGTACGATCCTGATAACAAGAGCCTGGATAACCAACTGTCATTTGTAATAGATGGTAAACAGGGTGCTATGCCTGAAGAGCAAAAATTGCAGGCAAAACCACAACCTGTTAAGGTGCTGCAAAATGCTTTTGACTTTGATAACATGGATACCAATTTGGACGATGTTATTGTTGTAGGATATGGCGGTACACTTAAAAAGAACAGCACGGGCAGCATTGTTTCGGTAAAACCAATTGAAATTACCCCGAATAATATTACCCAGACCCTGCAAGGCAGGGTAGGAGGGTTGTACATTGAAAAAAATGCAAACCCGATGTCCGACGGAAAAATAATGATCAGGGGTTCCCGTTCGCTGACTAATGCCAGTGAGCCGTTGATTGTGGTAGATGGTGTGCCAATGGAAGGTTACCGGCTAAATGCGCTCGCAGCAGCAGATATTGAATCGATCACGGTATCGAAAGATGCAGCTGCTGTAGCGCTTTATGGAAGCCGTGCCGCCTATGGGGCAATTGTTGTTGTAACCAAAACGCTCCGCACGGCCGGCTGGCGGATCAATTTGCCTGCGAAATATTATTATGCTACCGAAGCGGTGCAAACCGGCAACGGCCCCGCGTTTACGGTAGCCCGCCGGTTTTATGCGCCTGAATATGTATTAACCGAGCCACAGGAGCGAAACGATTTCAGGGAAACGATTTACTGGAACCCGGTGATACAAACTGATAGAACGGGTACTGCCCGGGTGGAGTTCTATAATTCTGATGCAGCCACTACTTTCAGGGCCATTGCCGAAGGCATTGGCTATAATGGAAAAGCCGGCCGTGCCGAACACACCTATGTAACCAAAAATGCGCTGGCGGTTGATGCTAAAATTCCACCTTATTTAACAGTAGGAGATAAAGCACTTATTCCACTGGTAATAAAAAACAACCGCCCGCAGGAGGAGGAAGCGCGGGTGAGCCTGGTACTGCCGGCTAACATGCGTACTACTGACTTCACCAATACCATTACAGTACCGGCAGATAGTGCCCGCCAGTTGTTGATACCCGTTACTGCCACCGCTGCTACCGATGGTAAAATTCAGTTCATAGTAGAAACCAATCAGAAAACCGAAACGTTAACCTTACCCATTACAGCAGCGGAAAAGGGATTTCCGGTTGTGGAAACATTTTCAGGGAACCAATCGGGCAAACACGTCTTCAACGTAAACAAAGTAATTCCGGGTAGCGTATATGCAAAACTGAAACTGTTTAAAACGCTGGAAGGGCAGTTGCTTGATGGAATAGAATCAATGTTACGTGAACCTAATGGTTGTTTTGAACAAACTTCCTCTGCCACTTATCCAAACATTTTTGTATTGAAATACCTGCGTGAATCGGGGCGCTCGAATAAGGCTATTGAAAAGAAAGCACTTGATTATATTGATCAGGGGTATAAACGATTGATTGGGTTTGAAACCAAACAGAACGGGTTTGAATGGTTTGGCCATACTCTGCCGCATGAAGCATTAACTGCTTATGGGCTGATGGAGTTTACCGATATGCAGGAGTTTATCAATGTGGATAAACACATGCTGGAAAGGACGAAAAAATTCCTGCTCGGCCGGCGCGATGGCAAAGGCGGGTTCAGCTTATCAACCGGTGGGTACGACCGTTTTGCTTCCGTGCCTGATAAGATCGCGAATACCTACATTGTATATGCACTTACACAGGCGGGTTTGGGTAACGACATCAACCTGGAATATGAAACGGCTGTAAAAAAAGCGCTCGAAAGCAATGATGGGTATCAGTTAGCTATGATGGCGCTGTCCGCCTCGAATATGAAACGGGAAAAGGATCTTCAAATGCTGATGAACGCATTAAATACCAATTACCTGAAATCGGATCTTGCGGCTGAAACCAGTGTTGTAAATTCACGGGATGCCTCCCTTCGCGTGGAGACTGCCTCGTTGTATGCGCTGGCGCTGATGCGGCAGCCCTCACCCGATATGGGTATTTTGAACAATCTGATTGCAAGGATCCTGAAGGAAAAATCGTATTACGGGTACGGGTCTACCCAGGCCACGGTAATGGCGTTGCAGGCTATAGTTGCTTATTCAAAACTCATAGGCCGTTTAAGTGAAAATCCACAGATCACCTTTACGATGAATGATATCGACGTTAAAGGCGACAGTGCTTTGCCAGCCATTGTACAGGAAGGTAAAAACGTATTTAGCGTTCAATACCAGGAGAACGGCGGCATTCCTTACAACCTGCAGGTTTCGTATAATACCTTTACCCCACCCAATAGCGAAAAAGCCGAACTGAAGCTGTTTACTCAATTAGCGGCGGCTCAAACAAAGGTGGGCGAAACGGTTCGCATGGATATTTCGGTAACAAACAAGAAAAGCGGGTTGCAGCCGATGGCGGTGGCCAAGATCGGCATTCCCGCCGGCTTATCGGTTCAACCCTGGCAATTAAAGGATATCATGGAGAAGAACCAGGTAGCTTATTACGAGATCTTTGATAATTACCTGGTGTTATACTGGATGGGTTTTGCTCCCAATGAAACCAAAACCATAAAGCTGGACCTTAAAGCGGAAATACCGGGCACTTATAAGGGAAAAGCCAGTAATACCTGGTTGTACTACACCCCGGAACACAAGCACTGGAATGACGGGATAGAAGTGGAGGTGCTTGCAAAATAA
- a CDS encoding CshA/CshB family fibrillar adhesin-related protein: protein MKKLPALLAFCLYIQFSSFGQYADVGTGALKNDIWWFDWAGMNLSGTASKTVTTPDGLTITYTYSAPTNVPTAMIMNTWSGAVLHFLYDFSNPAIKPALYNSQSAFTSLGFNLNVQVTRNGAPVPFTFLAVDAEASTTDEVTTFTSNRGAWQMVDFFRNSSQTTNPVTGCNTNTVKLADTYGYAAATGQNPVLASATTTGDITVSTLMDHRVTGGMAVAFGIMAPVDRGDLPASYGYVYHGLTYSILNGCNYQAPLPSAPKSQSLKLGAVAGDADGTQTLDDNASGVDEDALTTIPAYFNNGTYSLTLPLGNTTGSDAWLTGWFDYNRNGVFDAGESVTVTVPNNSTTATLTWSGLPTWLPPGPVSDYGVRLRLSSDMAATQQATGFAKDGEVEDYLIPAAMLCNINIQSANDTTVCSGLPVPLTTTGVHVTSYSWSPAVFLNDATIASPVANPTGNTTYTVTGSNPQGCMAKDMVAITLYPPPNFIVSPVNATICENDQVQLTASGGDSYSWVDAGNAPVGNTPSVTVQPTVTQTYQVLIKENTCNNSTTRSIPVTVNALPVPVISKTNDIDCHLATATLHAGGGNTYVWDVSPDLSVLTSPDPTAMPQQTTTYFVKVTSSAGCSARGSVTVNVDKQKPVIAINNDTTICVGTAVQLTASAAGTGVSYAWLPQTGLNNSFIAAPIAQPTVATKYVVTATAGNGCMGEDSIKIDFHAPPNFVVSPANSTLCVNDKLQLTASGGDDYNWLDGSNAPLGNTPSITVQPTVTQTYQVLIKENTCNSSITRSIPVTVNDLPVPSITKSNDIDCSTGKATLYVTGGISYEWDAAPGIGNTFSSNPVVTPQQTTTYIVTVTNNKGCSARDSVKVVADFAKAMSPYPVPSAFTPNNDGRNDCFGLKQWGLVTQLQFQVFDRWGQRVFATTDPAQCWDGTFKGEPMPAGGYAYTIKAVTRCGAVNRTGMVILVR, encoded by the coding sequence GTGAAAAAGTTACCAGCCCTTTTAGCCTTTTGCCTGTATATACAATTTTCTTCATTTGGTCAATACGCTGATGTAGGAACCGGTGCATTGAAAAACGACATCTGGTGGTTCGATTGGGCCGGCATGAACCTTTCCGGCACCGCCTCAAAAACAGTTACTACTCCCGATGGATTAACAATAACATATACCTATAGCGCGCCCACAAATGTTCCAACGGCTATGATCATGAATACCTGGTCGGGCGCTGTATTGCATTTTTTATATGATTTCTCCAACCCGGCTATAAAACCGGCCCTGTATAATAGTCAAAGTGCTTTTACTTCACTGGGCTTTAATTTAAATGTACAGGTTACAAGAAATGGGGCTCCTGTGCCATTTACCTTTTTGGCAGTAGATGCGGAGGCCAGTACTACGGATGAGGTTACTACTTTTACGAGTAACAGAGGGGCCTGGCAAATGGTTGATTTTTTCCGGAACTCTTCACAAACAACCAACCCGGTAACCGGTTGCAACACCAATACGGTAAAACTGGCAGATACCTATGGTTATGCGGCGGCCACGGGACAAAATCCCGTTTTGGCGAGCGCTACCACTACCGGCGACATCACCGTAAGTACCCTGATGGACCACCGGGTAACTGGTGGTATGGCGGTTGCTTTTGGGATTATGGCGCCGGTTGACCGGGGTGATCTTCCTGCCTCTTATGGATACGTTTACCATGGATTGACATATAGCATATTAAATGGATGTAACTACCAGGCGCCCCTGCCTTCTGCCCCTAAATCACAAAGTTTAAAGTTGGGCGCCGTAGCCGGAGATGCTGATGGAACGCAAACCCTGGATGACAATGCCAGCGGTGTGGATGAAGATGCGTTAACAACCATTCCCGCTTATTTTAATAACGGCACCTACAGCTTAACGTTGCCACTTGGTAATACAACCGGAAGTGATGCCTGGCTTACCGGCTGGTTCGATTATAACCGCAATGGGGTTTTTGATGCCGGGGAATCGGTGACGGTCACCGTGCCCAATAATTCAACCACGGCTACCTTAACCTGGTCTGGTTTGCCAACCTGGCTGCCACCGGGCCCGGTTAGCGATTATGGCGTACGTTTACGGCTATCGTCAGACATGGCTGCCACGCAACAGGCAACCGGATTTGCAAAAGACGGCGAGGTGGAAGATTATTTAATCCCCGCTGCAATGCTTTGTAACATCAACATACAGTCGGCCAATGATACCACCGTATGTTCCGGGCTGCCTGTTCCTTTAACTACAACCGGCGTTCATGTTACCAGTTATAGCTGGAGCCCGGCTGTGTTTCTTAATGACGCCACTATTGCCAGCCCGGTTGCTAACCCAACCGGCAATACAACCTATACGGTTACCGGAAGTAATCCGCAAGGCTGTATGGCAAAAGATATGGTTGCCATCACGCTTTACCCGCCGCCTAATTTTATTGTTAGTCCGGTAAACGCTACCATTTGTGAAAATGATCAGGTGCAGTTGACCGCATCAGGCGGTGATAGCTACAGCTGGGTGGATGCCGGTAATGCGCCGGTAGGAAATACTCCTTCTGTAACAGTACAGCCCACTGTTACACAAACCTACCAGGTGCTTATAAAAGAGAATACCTGTAATAATTCCACTACCCGCAGCATTCCGGTAACCGTGAATGCGCTTCCTGTGCCAGTGATTTCCAAAACAAACGATATAGACTGCCACCTGGCGACGGCTACGCTGCATGCCGGCGGTGGCAACACTTATGTATGGGATGTGTCGCCGGATCTGAGCGTGCTCACTTCACCGGACCCTACAGCGATGCCGCAGCAAACCACTACCTATTTTGTAAAGGTCACCAGCAGCGCAGGCTGTTCTGCAAGAGGTTCCGTAACTGTGAACGTGGATAAGCAAAAACCGGTTATTGCCATCAATAATGATACTACCATTTGCGTGGGTACTGCTGTACAGTTAACAGCCAGTGCAGCAGGTACAGGTGTTTCTTATGCCTGGCTGCCGCAAACAGGGCTGAATAATAGTTTCATTGCTGCGCCGATAGCGCAGCCAACAGTGGCTACCAAATATGTGGTAACTGCAACGGCCGGTAATGGATGTATGGGTGAAGATTCAATAAAGATCGACTTTCATGCGCCGCCCAATTTTGTTGTAAGCCCGGCAAACAGTACCCTTTGCGTAAATGACAAGCTGCAACTAACAGCATCGGGTGGGGATGACTATAATTGGCTGGACGGCAGTAATGCGCCATTGGGAAATACCCCTTCTATCACCGTACAGCCAACTGTTACGCAAACCTACCAGGTGCTTATAAAAGAAAATACCTGTAATAGTTCCATTACCCGCAGCATTCCTGTAACTGTGAATGACCTTCCGGTACCGTCCATAACAAAATCAAATGATATAGATTGTTCTACCGGTAAGGCTACCCTGTATGTTACAGGTGGCATCAGCTATGAATGGGATGCAGCGCCTGGTATAGGAAATACTTTTTCTTCCAACCCGGTAGTAACACCTCAGCAAACCACCACCTATATTGTAACTGTAACCAATAATAAGGGATGTTCGGCAAGGGACTCTGTAAAGGTAGTAGCTGATTTCGCCAAAGCTATGAGCCCCTATCCCGTTCCCTCGGCCTTTACACCTAATAATGACGGCCGCAATGATTGTTTTGGATTGAAACAATGGGGACTGGTTACTCAATTGCAATTTCAGGTATTTGACAGATGGGGGCAACGGGTATTCGCTACCACTGATCCTGCGCAATGTTGGGATGGAACTTTTAAGGGCGAACCAATGCCTGCCGGCGGTTACGCTTATACTATAAAAGCAGTTACCCGCTGTGGCGCTGTGAACCGGACGGGAATGGTGATATTGGTGAGGTGA
- a CDS encoding lipocalin family protein, protein MTRLRFLFLIPIGLSLSVEAQKTDSLVGKWKYVDVYNKHRYDTATLRIANEYFGNMTFYFKANNHYKAFVMNNVDEGVWSLNEATSKVRITSYKGNSNESQIVGLDSNKLILTLGEGSFIMARTNITPSDNIETPLPDIKAVAATKTQISKKWYLTRREVPGRSEAQLKMASKLIKGAYAYFKSNGVYEAQSLKVTESGKWVFGPDNKSIIVTIENQQRIWNIKSITPTELVLISGYTEELWKFSTKLL, encoded by the coding sequence ATGACTAGACTTAGATTCCTATTCCTAATTCCTATTGGTTTATCACTGTCCGTAGAAGCCCAGAAAACTGACTCCCTGGTTGGTAAATGGAAATATGTTGACGTTTACAATAAACACAGATACGATACTGCCACTTTAAGAATCGCTAATGAGTATTTTGGAAACATGACCTTTTACTTCAAAGCTAATAATCACTACAAGGCTTTTGTGATGAATAATGTTGACGAAGGCGTATGGAGCCTGAATGAAGCTACCAGCAAGGTCAGGATCACTTCTTACAAAGGAAATTCAAACGAATCACAGATAGTTGGCCTGGACTCTAATAAGTTAATCCTTACCCTGGGTGAGGGTTCTTTCATTATGGCCAGAACAAACATTACCCCATCAGACAACATTGAAACACCGCTTCCCGATATCAAGGCTGTTGCTGCTACCAAAACACAGATCAGCAAAAAATGGTACTTAACACGTCGTGAAGTACCTGGCCGTTCAGAAGCGCAGTTAAAGATGGCGAGTAAACTGATAAAAGGCGCCTATGCTTATTTTAAAAGCAACGGTGTATATGAAGCCCAATCATTAAAAGTTACCGAAAGCGGTAAATGGGTTTTTGGTCCCGATAATAAATCCATCATCGTCACCATCGAAAACCAACAACGCATCTGGAATATTAAATCTATCACCCCTACCGAATTAGTGCTCATCAGCGGATATACCGAAGAACTCTGGAAGTTCTCTACCAAATTATTATAA
- a CDS encoding gliding motility-associated C-terminal domain-containing protein, protein MRLLGLVVVLLMCNNLWAQDCTTLGQTPASAFPVCGVDTFSQQNVPICRTHSITVPGCNDGAGYSDKNPFWYRFTCFQTGTLGFLVTPNDLGDDYDWMLYDITGHNPDDVFTDPSLVVTGNWAGTFGLTGASNAGVNFIQCSSDPANHKNSFSTMPTIVQGHTYLLLVSHFTDSQSGYKLSFGGGTGVITDPLQPKIEKSWAGCGGVTVTIKMNKKIKCNSLATNASDFTLSPAAATIVSATGAGCSNSFDMDTVVLTMSNALPPGNYTISVKSGSDGNTLLDNCNNSVPVGNNTSFVVDPIQPTPMDSIKPVGCAPNKLELVFRRPINCASIAANGSDFSITGTTPITITGASGNCVNGVTTSIFVQLSAPIQAAGNYQITLQPGTDGNTIIDECGQQTPAGATLPFATADTVNADFTYQLQYGCKADTVHFFHSGANNVNQWNWVFNNESSSTAQNPTFIFRVFGPKQINLTVSNGVCRDSATATVYLDNTLQAKFGFPEVLCPEDKATFTDSSIGRIISWNWDFGNGDNSTLQNPLPETYPQVTGGRSKIYPVRLIVENNLHCFDTAVNQMKVVYSCYITVPNAFTPNGDGHNDYLYPLNAWKAVNLEFIIYNRYGQIVFRTNNWTNKWDGRINGQMQSSGVFVWLLRYTLRDTGEQVFKRGTTVLIK, encoded by the coding sequence ATGAGACTATTAGGGTTGGTTGTGGTTTTGCTAATGTGTAATAACCTGTGGGCACAAGACTGCACTACCCTGGGCCAAACTCCCGCTTCCGCCTTTCCTGTTTGCGGCGTTGACACCTTTTCACAACAAAATGTACCTATTTGCAGAACCCATAGCATTACAGTTCCGGGTTGTAATGATGGCGCTGGTTATTCTGATAAAAATCCCTTCTGGTATCGTTTCACCTGCTTTCAAACGGGCACGCTGGGTTTCCTGGTTACGCCAAACGACTTAGGCGACGATTACGACTGGATGTTATACGACATAACCGGTCATAATCCCGACGACGTGTTTACCGATCCCTCCCTGGTTGTTACCGGCAACTGGGCCGGCACCTTTGGGTTAACCGGTGCTTCCAATGCGGGGGTGAATTTTATTCAATGCTCTTCTGACCCTGCCAATCATAAGAACTCATTCAGCACCATGCCTACCATTGTGCAGGGGCATACTTACCTGCTGCTGGTTAGCCATTTTACCGATTCACAAAGCGGATATAAATTATCATTCGGAGGTGGAACCGGTGTTATTACCGATCCGTTGCAACCTAAAATAGAAAAAAGCTGGGCCGGTTGCGGTGGTGTTACCGTAACCATTAAGATGAATAAAAAAATTAAATGCAACAGCCTGGCCACCAATGCCAGTGATTTCACCCTTTCGCCAGCCGCCGCCACTATTGTTTCTGCTACCGGCGCTGGTTGCAGCAATAGTTTTGATATGGACACCGTGGTGCTCACCATGAGCAATGCATTGCCACCTGGCAACTATACCATTTCTGTAAAAAGTGGTTCAGACGGAAATACCCTGCTGGATAACTGTAACAATTCGGTTCCGGTGGGTAATAACACTTCATTTGTGGTTGACCCTATTCAGCCCACTCCAATGGATAGTATAAAACCTGTGGGCTGCGCCCCCAATAAACTGGAACTGGTATTTCGCCGGCCTATCAACTGCGCTTCTATTGCAGCCAATGGCAGTGATTTTTCAATTACCGGCACTACCCCCATAACTATAACCGGCGCCAGCGGCAATTGCGTAAATGGCGTCACAACTTCTATTTTTGTACAACTGTCAGCCCCCATACAAGCTGCAGGTAATTACCAGATAACCCTGCAACCGGGTACCGATGGCAATACCATCATCGATGAATGCGGCCAGCAAACACCTGCAGGCGCTACCCTGCCCTTTGCAACCGCCGACACTGTAAATGCCGATTTCACTTATCAGCTCCAATACGGGTGCAAAGCCGATACGGTTCATTTCTTTCACAGTGGAGCCAACAATGTAAACCAATGGAACTGGGTTTTTAATAACGAAAGCAGCAGCACCGCACAAAACCCAACTTTCATCTTCAGGGTCTTTGGCCCCAAACAGATCAACCTTACCGTCTCCAATGGGGTGTGTAGGGACAGTGCTACGGCAACAGTTTATCTTGATAACACACTGCAGGCGAAATTTGGCTTTCCTGAAGTATTATGCCCCGAAGACAAGGCAACTTTTACCGATAGTAGTATTGGCAGGATAATATCCTGGAACTGGGACTTCGGAAACGGAGATAACAGCACTTTACAAAATCCCCTGCCGGAAACCTATCCCCAGGTTACCGGCGGCCGGTCAAAGATCTACCCGGTAAGGCTTATTGTTGAGAATAACCTGCATTGCTTTGATACCGCTGTAAACCAGATGAAAGTAGTATATAGTTGCTACATCACTGTACCCAATGCATTTACTCCCAATGGCGATGGCCATAACGACTATTTATATCCACTCAATGCCTGGAAAGCTGTTAACCTGGAGTTTATCATCTATAACCGGTACGGACAAATTGTTTTCCGAACCAACAACTGGACGAACAAATGGGATGGCCGGATAAACGGACAAATGCAATCAAGCGGCGTCTTTGTATGGTTGCTCAGGTATACTTTGAGAGATACGGGCGAGCAGGTATTTAAGCGCGGAACCACCGTATTAATCAAGTAA
- a CDS encoding helix-turn-helix domain-containing protein, with protein MAQFLPSPVLQPYIKHFLIIECDQGMVNRILPDTSIVIAFRLRGQVSYADNGVTNNLAQSVISGIRNSSRLVDYAKDTSNLLVIFKEGGAAAFFKEPMHELGSISVSLDHLVQRGKVCAVEEELAAAYNNNQRILIVERFLLSELKHTQSDVLVSEAIQKIKGSKGDIKVKELLASLPISRDPFEKRFRKITGTSPKHFAAIIRLKNLIENYTDAISFTEAAYSAGYYDQAHFIKDFRAFTGQTPHDFFKAPPLW; from the coding sequence ATGGCACAATTCCTTCCTTCTCCTGTTTTGCAACCGTATATTAAACATTTTCTGATCATTGAATGTGACCAGGGAATGGTGAACCGGATCTTACCCGATACTTCCATTGTAATTGCGTTCCGACTTCGCGGGCAGGTGTCTTATGCTGATAATGGCGTCACAAATAATCTGGCGCAATCGGTTATCTCGGGCATCCGGAATTCGAGCCGGTTGGTAGATTATGCAAAAGACACCAGTAACCTGTTGGTGATCTTTAAAGAAGGCGGCGCCGCCGCATTTTTTAAAGAACCTATGCATGAACTGGGCAGCATCAGTGTGTCGCTCGATCACCTGGTTCAGCGTGGTAAGGTGTGTGCGGTAGAAGAAGAACTGGCCGCTGCCTATAACAACAACCAGCGTATACTCATTGTAGAACGGTTCCTGTTATCTGAGCTTAAACATACGCAATCAGATGTACTGGTAAGCGAAGCTATACAAAAGATCAAGGGCTCAAAAGGTGATATTAAAGTAAAAGAACTACTGGCCAGTTTGCCCATCAGCCGCGATCCCTTTGAAAAGCGATTCAGAAAGATCACCGGTACTTCACCCAAACATTTTGCAGCTATCATTCGCCTGAAAAACCTGATCGAAAACTATACGGATGCTATCAGTTTTACCGAAGCAGCCTATTCGGCAGGTTATTACGATCAGGCACACTTTATAAAAGATTTCAGGGCGTTTACAGGGCAAACCCCGCACGATTTTTTCAAGGCGCCGCCATTGTGGTAA